One genomic window of Terriglobia bacterium includes the following:
- a CDS encoding helix-turn-helix domain-containing protein translates to MANINTERSNPSPTILPNRLISRDDAAANLGITTRYLDNLIRLKRIAVTRIGARVLVSCAEIERFIEQNTDRQAVSA, encoded by the coding sequence ATGGCGAACATCAACACAGAGCGCAGCAATCCATCCCCGACCATCCTTCCGAACAGGCTTATCAGTCGGGACGACGCAGCCGCCAACCTGGGCATTACCACACGCTACCTTGACAACTTGATTCGGCTGAAACGGATCGCCGTCACGCGCATTGGTGCGCGCGTCCTGGTGAGTTGCGCCGAGATCGAGCGATTCATTGAGCAGAATACCGACAGACAGGCGGTTAGCGCGTAA